CTCCCCGTGCCCGACAAACGAGGGGCGTCGGGCCCGGCCGGCGCGAAGATGTCGCGTCCTGATGATGCAGCCATCTTCGTCCCGTGGCGGTTGTTAGAAAACCTCGAAAAGCGGGCGCATCGAGACGATCGGGGTTCCTCCGGGGCTCCCAAGGGGGCGACCTCCGCGGAGCCCCCGCCTCGGGTCATGAAGCTGCGCATGGCGGCGGTGTTTATAGCGGACATCAGCGGCTTCTCCAGGCTCGAGAACGTCTTCGAGGGGGCCACCAACCTGGGCGTCGACACCTTCAGCTCGCTGCTCAACTCCGTCCTCGGAGGCATCGAGGCCGTGGTCTGGTCCCTGGGCGGATGCGTTGTCcacgtcgcgggcgacgcgctcatctGCGTCTTCACcggcgacagcgacgacgccagtgacgacgaggacgacgcggagcacGCCATCatggaggctgccgaggaggctgcccGCCGAACCATCGGAGCGTTCGAGTCCGTGTTCAAGAAGATGGAATCCAGGCTCGAGATCCACGGCGCCGTGTCCTGGGGATCGCTGGACGTCATCCGGCTCGCGAGTCAGCAGGCCCGGTTAAGTAgagcgagcgccgacgacgatacGGACCCGGGGACATACGACGGGGATGTGCACGATTCGGCCAACTCCGATGACCCGGGTTCGCCGAAATCTCCAACCTCGCGAACACCCGCGGACCATCGGCACCAGGTGACCGTGTGCGGGGAGGCGCTGAGCCTGTGCGTGGACCTGCTCAAGCGCACCAAGGCTGGAGAGATATCGCTCTATCGCGGGCCCATCTTACCCCCGGAGATTATCAaagcgggcgacgccggcggcggctttgtcaccgaggaggagctcaagcagTGGGCGgaccgctcgcggcggggctcgCAGGTTGTCAGGGACGAGAGCAGGTGGCTGAGTCACGTCCCAGACTTTTTCCACGTGAGGGTACCCACAATCAACGGGCACTTTAACGTCAGCGAGGTGCTCACCTCCAGCAAGATGCACCTCTGCACGCTCTTCGTGAACTTTGTCAACTTTCCCATCGACGGGGTCGGCCTCGATCCTGAGCTGCTCAACTGGGCGTACTCCCTGTCATGCCGCGAGACGAGGGAGCTGGGCGGTCACGTGGACACCTTGCTGTGCGATGATAAGGGTTTCGTTTTCAAGGCTTTCTTCGGCCTGGCGGGCAGCAGCGTGCACGAAAGCGAGCTCCGCGGGGTGATATGCGCGCTGAAACTCTTGGCGGCGTTCAAGAAGAGGGGGATAACCGCGAAGATGGGCGTGGCGTCGGGTGAATCGTTCGTTGGAGAGATGGTTGGGGGCAGTGGAAAGTACGTGGGTTTCACGATGATGTCCAGCAGCGGCGTGAcactcgcggcgaggctcatGACCAAGGCggacccgggcgccgcgctggtctCATCCTCGGTTTACAAGCAAACGCAGGGCAGCATTCTGTACAAGTTTGAGAACACCGCGGGCACTCGGACGATGCGCCTGAAGGGCATCTCCAAGCCTCAGTTCGTGTTCAAGCCCGTGGCGCACACCGGTGACCTGGAGGGGTCACCGATGGCGCGCAAtgccggggcggcgccgcgcattCGAATAGAGATGAGAAGCCGACTCGACGAGATGATTGAGCGGCTTgcgggaagcggcggcggctcacCGGGCAGCAACGAGTCGTCGCCCGGCCCTTTGGGCGGAGTTTTCGTcatctccggcgacgcgggtaTGGGCAAATCGACCGTGCTGTCCTACGcgcagagcgcggcggagaggctgGACGGCATCCTCGTCATCTCGGTGAAGGGATCGTCGGTGAATGTCGCGGGCCCGATGCACGGCGCTCGGACCGTGCTGAGCATGATGCTGAAGCATttcgggggcgcggcggccgcggcgcacgccatcgacgcgacccccgaggacgtctccgcgatcgcgctgtggtcgccgtcgtccagggCCGCGGTCGTGGAATGGATGTGCAACAAATACGGcatcggcgacggagacAAGAAGCAACAGGAGGCAATGGCACTCGTGCAGCTGCCGGTGCACCGCCGCACGTACTTGCTCCAGAGCCTCGTGGTCCGCCTCAttgccgcggcggggccggTGGCGCTcttcgtggacgacgcgcagTGGCTGGACGAGTTGTTCTGGCGCGtgctcaccgccgtcgtcgaggacgaacGATGCAGGGAGACTTTCCTGTGCGTGCTCGCCAGGCGACCGGACAAAAAGAAAGTTTTTGAATTGTTctcggcggctgcggagAGGGTGCAGCAGGCGGTGGGCGGTTGGCGCGACTACTACGCGTCGGCGCAGCTTCAGAGCCTGAGCAAGGAGGAGTCGCGCATGCTGGTCAGGTGGCACGCGGAGGGACACCTGGAGGAGTCGGCCATCCGCGAGATTATCCGAATCGCAGAGGGGCACCCATttttcctcggcgagctcacgcaggcggcgtcgcacctGCCAGAAGAAGGCCGCGACGAGCAGGAAATAGATGCAACCATCGTGTCCGATACCATGGATGGCACCAGCGTCACCAGCGCAGATACGCTCGAGGGGGACCTGGTGTTTAACCTCAACAAGAGGACAATGTTAGAGTATGAGGAGAACACCGAGTTTGCCAAGCTCATGAGCAACTCGTCCTCGACCAAGGCAATTCGCCGAATCATGCAGACGCAGATTGGCGACCTGACGCCCAAGCAGCTCGAGGTTATGATGTTTGCCACGTGCATCGGGATGTCATTCACGGCGGACGAGGTGGCGAGCACCATCTACAAGGCGACCAAGGAGGGGACAAGGGGCTCGGTGAGCTCCTTTGGGAAAAACGCCACATACCCCGAGGTGCTCTCCGCAGTTAACGACTCGATGGCCACgttcgtcgaggcgcgcttGCTCGAGTTCCAAAATCAAAACGAGCAGGAGATCGCGGATAATGTACTTTCAATGCGGAATGTCAAATGCGAGGGTGATGACATTGGCGCCAAAGACGTGGAAGTGTCTCTATTGTTGAAGGATGGCGGTAACAGCGCAGTCTCGCAGCAATTCAACGCAACAAGGTACAACTTCAAGTTCAGGCATCAGCTCATGAGGGATTCCGTGTACGGGCTGATGCCAAAATCGAGGAGAGAAAAGATGCACACCACGATCGCGCAACAGATTGAAAATTCCGTGATCAGGATGAGTAATCTGCAACGCTGCAAGTGTTGCCAGGGGGTGCGGGTGTGGCGAATATCCACTCTGCGGCGTCAGTCACTCGCGACACAACTCGCTGGACAGCACCGCCTCAGCGGTCGACCCGACAAGGCCTGGCGGCAGTACCTCATTGCGAGCGAGGCTGCCATCACCACCGGTGCGTACCGTGACGCCATCGTGCTCATGACCAGCGCCATCGAGAGCGCAGAGCTGGCCTTCAACATGTCATACAACGCGCACTCATTCACGGATTTTAGGAGACCGCAAAATTTCGACGTCGGCTTGCTGCACTCGCGGATGGCCTTCATCTTCACCGAGCTCACCTTCAACTATGACCTCGCCATCCGCTCCGCTGTGAATGGCCTCCGTTGGTTCAAGGTCCCGCTTCCAAAGCAGATAACACGTGGGATGGTGGTAAACGAGATGATGCTGCTGCACACCGGCATGAGCTCGCTGGCCCGCGACTATTCCCGCATGGCAAGCTCACCCATCAGAGCTGCGAGAGAAATTCTGCGATGCTGGTCCTGTTTGGCGTTTGGTGTGTCTGGAAGCATGCTCAACGCGCTTTCGTCCGGGGCGCTGAGAGAATGCCTGGGTTGGGACGAGGAGAACGCCAAAGCCTATTTGCATCTGCACACGGCCAACCTCGCGATGGTCGTGCCCGACTCGCCCGAATTCGTCTTTGCGATGTCGAGCGTGTCCGTCGTTGGATTTTTGGGATTCaagaggacggcgtcgcttGCGATGAAGAAagccgccaaggcgctcgagacTTGGAAGAAAATACCGATGGAAGGACACGGCGACATAGGGACCTTTGCGGAGATGACGCGCGTTTCCGCGAAGTCGATGTTCATGATGACGAAGGGCTGTCTGATGGTCTCGGAAGGGAAAGTCCAGGACGGCATTCGGCTGCTTTCCGAGGCTACGGGGTTAGCGACATCTTATGGACTGGCCGTGCTCGAGATGATTTCCACGAACTTTTCGATTGGGATCAACTCGTTTATTCTTAACGAAACCAAGCCTGCCCAGGCAAAAATCGAGCAGCTGCGCATGCAGGCGAACGCTGCATCCGGATTCACCTCGTTTGCCGGAAGATTGTGGGGTTTACTCTACGGAGCCGCGTATGACTGGGATGTGGTTATTTGGCAAATTCAGGCACTCTCAGAATCGGAGCAGTTTCCTGTTTCTCGCATGTTTCAACTTGCTGCGATGTCGACCGATATATGCGCTATCAACGCAGGTGAAAAGCCCAAAGGCCACGGCGAGGGCCACTGTCCGGAAGTGCGACCAGGCGAAAAGCCGCGTCATCAGTATTTCCTCGAGGACCTGATTCCTCGATTTCTTCAGTACATACAATCCTACAAGGTCAACGACTACATGCCGTGGTCGTTGACGTACTCGGTGGTCTCGAACATCGCGGTAGCGCTACTCAACCTACTGATCATGAGATGGCACGGAGAGCCGCCAGATGACTGCGCGCTTGACAGGCTTGTCCCAGCCGTGAAGCTGATTGAGAAGGTGCTGATGAAGGGTGCCAAAATTCAGAGGGTGAATGAGCTCTCATTTTGCATCCTTCTTGTCCTTTTCGGCGAGGCGTTGGATCCGGAAGGATTCGCATCCCAAGCGGGTGTCGGTCGTGATCGCCTGGCGAGACTCGAGCGAGCGTTGAAGCGGGCAGATGCCAACAACAGCGCGGCGTATGATTTCTGGATGATCGTTAGTAACTTTCATGTGGCTCGGCTGCGGGGCAGGCTCACCGCGTCATCGGCGCTGTCCCATCAGGAACGACTTGAAGCGCTTACAAATGATGCGGACGTTCCCATCAGATTGCGAACTTTCGCGTCGCTCTGCCTCGCGTACCTGCCCACGGAGGTATCGAGCCTGGAGAAGTACATAAAGGTGAGAGCCTCGCCGACGCTGATTGTCGACGGAGGATCAAGGGCGATCGCGTGCGGCCTCCTCTGAACCCATCCCGTCGCGCGCTTAGAGTCAGCCAGTCTACGAAATCGAAACACTAGTAGTTAGTAGTTGCGTAGTCtatcatcgccgcgtcgactccAAACTCTCCGCTCATCGATTCTCGGCGTACACGCCGACGGAGCCGTCGTCCCATCCGACCGCGAGCACGCCCCCgcctggcgccgccgcagcgcACGAGACCCCGACCCCACGCGACGGTACCTCCACCCCGCGAACCCGGAACGGCtttcgcaccgccgcgggcgccgccaggTCCGGGTCCCACGCCGCCAACGACCCGGTCCTCCCGCCGCACAGCAGCCCCCTTTTCCCGTTGGCCAGGACGCACGTCAgcgacccgacgccgagatcgCGATCGTCTGACACCTCGCCGCACTTCCTCAGCTCCAGGATCCTCGCGAAGCCGTCCCCgcaggcgacggcgacgcgaaaaCCGTCGGGCATGAGCGCGAGGCCCGTCACCTCGCGGCCCGAAGGGCACGCCTCCGCTATCCACGACGCGCGCTTGCGCCGGGGATCCCAagccgcgacgaggccctcgtccgcgccgacgagggccAGGCTCCCGCCATCGTCGCAGCACGCCGAGATCCACTCGCAGTCTTCCGACTCGAGCTCGCCCAGctcggcgatgaacgcgcccgcgctcggcccgGTTAGTGCGCGGTTCCCTAACCCcgtgaacgacgcgacgtcccaGAGCCGAATTCGACCGGCAGAGGACGCGGTGAAAATCTTACCGGGTTCTCGTCGCGGGGCGCACATCgcaccgacgccgtctcgtgcgtcgtgcgcgtcggtgcGGCGCACggtcacgccgccgtcgacgtcgtagGCGTAGACTCCCCCGTCCCTAGAACCGACCAGAGTCGCCGGGAATTTTGacccgggcgtcgacgcgaatTCGGCCGTCACGGCGAGCCCGGAGAGGGACATCTTTCCCAGCGAACcgacggtggacgcgtgcaGCTGATCGCCGAGCTGGAGCGAGTGCACCCTGAGCACCGAATCCCTGCCCACGGACGCGATCGCTGGCTCGGCACCGCCTCCTGTGAACCGAACAGCGCCGACGCTGATGCCGTGACACTTGGACAGCCACAGCTGTTTCAGACCCCCGGAGTTTGTCGGCGTTTCCGCGCGCGAGTTTTCCTCCGCAAAGTCTCcgacgtccacctcgtcgtcgtcggcggcggccttctccgtcgtcgtcggtaaTTTTaccgaggcgtcgtcggcgttgagtttgtcgacgtcgagctccgtcgcctcgtcggcgccaaaCTGCTCAAACTCGTCCAAATCATccaggcccgcgccgcctccttcgccgccgccgaggcacAGCGCCTCCAGCGTGGACTCGACCGTGGGTTCCAACAGCGCCAGGAGCGTCCCGACGAGCGCCATCGTCCGCTCCGGGGCTGGGGTATCGTCCGAAACGTCCGAAACGTCCAGGAGCGTTTGGTTATATTTTTCGTGAGCGtttgcgtcgcgccgcgggtgcgccttggcgaacagccgcctcggcgcgcggccaAACTCGTTCATCTGCGCCTCCAAACTGGCGCGTCTCACcgggtccgcctcggcgtccagctcgagcagcgcgtcctCGTACGTGAGCGGGTGGAAGACGTTatccgcgcgttccgcctCGTGGCCGTTCTGCTTGTACCCGAAGACGAGGTCGATCCATTCGTGGATACGCCGCGACACGTGCTCggactcgagcgccgcgcggtgcgttCGGAGAAAGGTGGTCGGGTCGCCGTTCGCCCACGTCGGAAGGACCACGtccccgagctccgcgccgtcccgtGTCCTGCGACCGAGCGGCAGGTCCCGGACGTTGACCAAAAAGTCCGCCGGTGGGGTGAAAAACTCCGGAGTGAGCTCCTTGACgtcggcggacgacgtcaGCACGCTCTCCCACGACTCCGCGATGGAGTGAAACTGGCGATCGGGCGCGTCGTACCGCCCGCTCTGTAGCCTGAGGTGgtgcgcgggagccgcgcgtATGAGCCAGTACAGTACGTACCCGGGGGCGGAGTAATGAGTGCCGTAGAGATACGGCGGCATCTTCGCGAGCTTCATCTGCCGCATTCGCTCCCGCAGCGTGGCGAGCCGCTCttcgtcgagggcgcccaCCGGCCGCGCGAGGTCCCTGTACACCGCGGGGTCGTCGAGGTTCAGCGTCTCCGAGCGGTAGTCGCGGAGGACCCAGGGCATCACGGGCCACTGGGTGAGATCGTTGAAGCCTCGCCCGGCGGCCGCGTTGAGGTAAAGGAGGTAGTCCAAATTTGACaccgccccgcggcgccaaGCGGCGGTGGTCGCCTCGAGCCAGCCGATCTTGCCCTCCAGCAGCGCAgaccccgcgacggcgccgcccgtgATGGCCttatcgtcgccgtcgccgcgacgcagcgccgtggcggcgagcgctcCCAACATCGCCTGAACGCATGCCTCCCGCTCGGACTCCGACCTCAGCTCCAGGAGCACCGACGGCCCAAGAAAcgtcccgtcgtcggcgtcacccgcgtccccgcgagCCTTGAAGAACACCTCGAGTCCCGTCTGTCGCAGGGCGCACCGTCGCCTGAGCACCGCCCCGATCCCCGCGAGGCTGTggctgcgcgccgcgcatccCCCGGTCACGTCGTTGATGGGTTGGAAGTAGATTCGCCGGTCCGTCAACGCCAGTCTCCCGGGTTCCCTGACCAGCGGGCatatcgccgccgccggcgcctcgaAGCACACGGACTCCGTCTCTGGGTCCGTCAGGTTCCGGCGGTTGAACACCGCGgagtcctcgcgcgcgactcgcaaggtctcgagcgcgctccgccgctcgGGCGTCGACTCGATCTGATGGATGGCGATGAGTTGCCCGAGGGGCTCCAGCACCTTTCCCGCGGGCTGGTGCGAGAGATCGAAGCGCCACGCGCCGAGTTTAAGGGCGTCAGGATCGACCGTGTAGTCTACGTCTCGTCCCCCCGGTCGTATCGCGACCGTCCGCGCGCAGACGAGCTCGAAGGCATCGGCGCTCCCGCCCAGAGCCTCGAGCCTTCGGACGGATCCGAGCGGGAACTTGAGCATGGGGACGACGATGTTGTCCGGGTCGAACAGGACGGAACTGCTCAGCAGCCGGATGCGACCTCGCAGTTTGCCGTTGCTGTctgccgcggcgacggcgcccgggtAGGGATCGAGCGAGCCCTCCGGAGCACGCATGGACGCCTGCCAATCCCCGACGTagtcctcgccctcgtcgaggtggaggagcgagaaccgcctcgagcgctcggctccatcgacgcgcccgcccccggagCGGAGCATGTCCTGCGGCGCATATCGCGCCGCTATCTCCTCCAACATTTTTCCGGGCGCGTGCAACagccacgcgccgcccgacaCTGTTCGTTCGATGAAGAGATCTGTTGTTGTGTTCTAGACGTAGTGGGTGAGGATGAAGACGCGTGCGTGGCTAAAGTGTGTGAAGATGACAACGACTAGTTCTAGATCCGGTACACCGTGGCTCCTCTCGCCGCTGCCACGTCCGCGGGAGACTTGATcctctccagcgcctcgaaACAAGCGCGCACCGTGTTGTGCGGGTGATGGCTGCCAATGACCTTCGCCCTCACGTCGGTGATGCCAGCCACTGTCGGTGGGGGGGGAGGGGTTGGTCGGTAAGTATGTCAGTCTCGCGGAGTGATCGTGGGGTTTGAACGGTGTGTTGGTCGGGTTTAGGCTGCGAAACGGGCGCGAAGTTTCGGGGCGTAACGGGTCGGGTCGAAcgttcgcgcgggtcgcACTCACTCTCGCAGATGCTCTCCACGATTTGGTTGCACCGAAGCCCAGtccccgccttcgccggcATGAGCACGATCTTGGTCTTGCAGTGCTTCGCCTCCTGCTCGTGAAAGATGGTGGAGTTCTCGAATCGCTCGATGTACACCAACGAtctggacgcgcgcgagtaCGCCTTCTCGACTGCCATGGCCACGTCCTTCCCTTTGCCCGTCGCAAAGCccaccacgccgtcgccgttgccCACCACCACGAGCGCCGTGAAGTTCATCAGCCCGCCTCCCTTGGTCACCTTGCACGTGCGATTGACGTCGATGACGCGCGTCTTCAGCGCGCGAGGTTTGTaggcgccctcctccttgagCAGCTCGTGCTCAGCCGCGATGAGGGGCTTGAGCCTCGTGCCCCTCAAGGCTTCGAGCAAGAGGAATCGCTGCCGCTTCTTGGGGGACCGCCtgatctcctcggcgagcttctcgtactcggcgtccatctccgGCGTCTCCAGCACCGGCGTGAATCGCTCATCcacgaacctcgccgcggaaccGTGCACGCCCctggcgtgcgacgcggcgaagcccCATCGGATGGGAGAGGAAAATAGGGTTTCCCTCGCTCggtgcgcggacgcggcgtcggccaccgctgccgcgggcgtcgacgcgctcgggacccacgcgcgggtccacgcggacgtcgacgcgcgtgcgCACGTCCTGCGCaggaccaccgcgccggctcTGAGCGATCGATCCATGGGACCCGCTCGCCGTGTGTTGTGATCGCCCGTTGCGAACGACCAGACTGCCAGATCGGGTGCTCGCTGCGCGGCACACCGGAAAAGGCCCTTTTGCGACGGTTCAGTTCCAAACGCGCGGACATCGgaccgaggagcgcgccgagagGGGCCCAAGCGCACGACCATGAAATCCCGCGACCGGTGCGAGCTCAACACCAGGTATCCGAACGGATGCACCAACCGCGGCTACCTGGtctccaccgcggtcgccgtcaTCCTCTGCGTCGGCGTGCCGCTGTACCATTTCCTCGTCCTCAGCGGCGAAGACCCATCCGCGCTGGCTGTgtgcctcgagcgcgacgcggggatgACCGAGAAAgagcacgacgccgcgcttgCGCTCTACTTCCGATACGAGATCGTCCCCCAGCGCACGTGCACGGTGGAGACGGAGATTTTGCGCGGCTGCGTCGCCAACGACACGCGCGTGGTGTCGTTCCGCAGGTACCCGCCCGGTCCGCTCCGGTCGAAGCGATCCAGAGACGTCCGCGCCTCCTTCGAGCACGTGCGGGGAAACTACCTCGACGCCCTTCACGACGCGTCCAACATCGACGCAAACGACACGTCGATCGACGCCACCGGGaccgacgcgtgcgccgcgagcggcgcgtcgcttcgACCGTTCcttccccgcgtcgccggaggcgtccaccgcgaagCGTTGGCGCTCGTCCCGCCgttcgacgccctcctccgcgacgacgccgactccggaggctcgcggcggtacGTGCGGTACGTGGACTacgcgtgcctcgccgcggtggaacATTCGCTGACGTtgctggacgacgcggcggcgtggaacgacgcggcgccggccggGGTTGGTCGCGATttcagcgcggcgctcgcggcgttttTCACTCACGAGGACTTTAGCGTCGGGGCGtgcgcgctcatcgtcggcgcggagagCAGCGAGTGCCCGGGCGAGAAGGACACGATGATGGGGAGTCAGAAGGGGAGCGACCTCGGGTACGGAGAGTGCGACTTCATCGAGttcgcgaacgtcgcgtgAACAAACGGGGGATGAATCCGTCGACGAGAATACGTCGTCGCATCAAACTCCGCCTTCAAAGCAGCTGATGGGAATCTCTTCTCGCCATTCGTTCAAACAAGCACCTCATACCGATTAATACACTCCTCACACCGTCACGCACTGCCTCAGGGCATCGATGAGCGCCGGCACGTCGTATTCCGCGCCGTGAATATCCTGtcgcctcgcgtccacctGGATCACATTCTTCACgcccagcgcctcgagctcctcgatgtCCAGAGGAATCCCCCCGTCAGCGGGCGCCACGACGTCGGTGATGTAGTCGCTGACGGCAAAATCGCATCGTCGGGACGGGTCCGGGTCCTCCGCGCGGTtcagcgcgtccaccacAGCCTTGACCACTCCAGCCGCGGACATGTCCCCGGTCTCCCTGTCCTGCCCGCCGTTGAGGATGAGAACCTTCGGCCCCGCTCGCTTGGCAatggcctcgccgacgccctccagGATGAGACTCGGGACGATGGACGTGTACAGGCTTCCCATGCCGTACACGACGCCTTCGCAGTCGTCTAGCTGCCGCAGGATCGTGGGATTCACCTTGGGGTACACCGGCGACACGGAAGTCGGATCCTCGGTGGACAGATAGAACACCCGCTTGATCGGCGAGGGCAGAGAGTCGTAGCCGGTTGTGGCCTTGTCGATGTCCCAAACCGCCAGGGGCCGCACGGAGAGGTCGTCGACCCTCGACTTGAGCAGCTGCCCAGCGCTGTAAAAGTCCCCactcgccaccgcgtccctcacGCGCTCGAAACCACCCTGGGATCGCTGCAAACCCCCCCAAAACTCcgacgcgctcacctccgGGATCTGCCCGGCTTCCCAAACCTGCTTCCAAAAgtcggagctcgccgcgagagccTTGCCCTGCCTTCGAATGTCCCCGCCCTTCGTCACCAGCTCGCGCACGATCCCGCCCGTCTTGGTGTTCACCTTCACCTTCTCGAACCGCTTGGGATCCGCGCTCGGGTGGGAGATCTCGTTCTGGCCCCGGATGGTGGTCCCGTCttcgagcttggcgccgagcgcgacgcgaacgttaTCGTCGAGCACGATGTTGGGAACCACGAGGGATTCGGTGGGTATGCGGGACACCCTGCTGTAGAGCAAGATGGCCGCCTCCATGGACTTGAAGAACATGCGAGCccccgcgaagaagaagtTCCCGACGGACCCGTTGACAAAGTCGAACTTGATGGGGTtcttcgacgcgacgatctGCGTGTGGAAGTAGATGAGGAAGGATCGGATTATGTCCGCGTAGGGCTCGGAGATGCCGTTCCACAGGTCGTGGTCGCCCTCCTGGATGGCGTACcactcctccttggcgagcttggAGTCGGTGGCGTGGAGTCgatgcgcgaggagctccttcACCGCCCTGGCCTCCGCGGTTGACTCGTCCGAGAGGCGGAGGCATCGCGATCGGAGGTCCCCGACCGCGGGTCCTCCGAGCACGCGGACGATCTCCGCGGTGgatccgccgtcgtcggagacCGGGATGACGTGCGTGACCCTGCTCGTCAGCGTCATGAGCTCCTGGACCACGCCGTTGAACGCGGTGCCGCCGGTGAAGCACACGAGCCTcggctccgcgtcgtcgtcgcccgccttttgcaccgcggcggtctccCGGGTCCCCGGCTCCGAGCGcttgccgtcgcccgcgaggggcCTGGCGGAGGTCTTGAGCCCGTCCGTCACGAGCGCGACCATCGCATCGGAGCCGGTGGTGTTCGGCTCGACTGCGCGCCGTCCCAGCGCGAcgctcccgcgacgcgcccaggGCCGCAAAAGAACATTAGTGTTGTGCggtccgacgcgacgggacccgccgcggacggacACCGCGGGGGTCGCGTGCCTGCcagaggaggaggcgacgccggccgACATCCTCTCCAGTCCGATTGCTCCGCGAGCGGTCGCGGTCGACATCCGACCGTGCCTTGCTGCGGCTCTTGGAGTGCTCCTTATCCCTTGGATCTTTGGAATATTGCGGAAGGAACCTTTGTTGGCGCCTTTTTCCACCAAGCGATAACACCTATTACGTTTCCGTATCGTAACTTTGTGTTCTATGACTTGAAGAGGTGAAACTTCCAATTCAATTCCAACCTGACTGGGCTCCGTGTAAAAGGAGTTTGTGGCTGATGACGGCTCGACGGCACTTTTTGTGGCGGGAACGCCAGCGGGAACGATGCCGCCGAAGAAGACACACAAGGGCGATGCTCCCGCGCCGAAGCGCGAGGACTCCCTGTCGAGGCACTACCCCAAGCTGCAGGACGGCAGCTCCGTCTTCGGCCTCGAGgagttcgacgacgaggcgagggcgcacGTCATTGGGAACAGATCGGACTGGAAGTTCTACGCGCTGTGCTCGT
This DNA window, taken from Micromonas commoda chromosome 2, complete sequence, encodes the following:
- a CDS encoding predicted protein — protein: MSRPDDAAIFVPWRLLENLEKRAHRDDRGSSGAPKGATSAEPPPRVMKLRMAAVFIADISGFSRLENVFEGATNLGVDTFSSLLNSVLGGIEAVVWSLGGCVVHVAGDALICVFTGDSDDASDDEDDAEHAIMEAAEEAARRTIGAFESVFKKMESRLEIHGAVSWGSLDVIRLASQQARLSRASADDDTDPGTYDGDVHDSANSDDPGSPKSPTSRTPADHRHQVTVCGEALSLCVDLLKRTKAGEISLYRGPILPPEIIKAGDAGGGFVTEEELKQWADRSRRGSQVVRDESRWLSHVPDFFHVRVPTINGHFNVSEVLTSSKMHLCTLFVNFVNFPIDGVGLDPELLNWAYSLSCRETRELGGHVDTLLCDDKGFVFKAFFGLAGSSVHESELRGVICALKLLAAFKKRGITAKMGVASGESFVGEMVGGSGKYVGFTMMSSSGVTLAARLMTKADPGAALVSSSVYKQTQGSILYKFENTAGTRTMRLKGISKPQFVFKPVAHTGDLEGSPMARNAGAAPRIRIEMRSRLDEMIERLAGSGGGSPGSNESSPGPLGGVFVISGDAGMGKSTVLSYAQSAAERLDGILVISVKGSSVNVAGPMHGARTVLSMMLKHFGGAAAAAHAIDATPEDVSAIALWSPSSRAAVVEWMCNKYGIGDGDKKQQEAMALVQLPVHRRTYLLQSLVVRLIAAAGPVALFVDDAQWLDELFWRVLTAVVEDERCRETFLCVLARRPDKKKVFELFSAAAERVQQAVGGWRDYYASAQLQSLSKEESRMLVRWHAEGHLEESAIREIIRIAEGHPFFLGELTQAASHLPEEGRDEQEIDATIVSDTMDGTSVTSADTLEGDLVFNLNKRTMLEYEENTEFAKLMSNSSSTKAIRRIMQTQIGDLTPKQLEVMMFATCIGMSFTADEVASTIYKATKEGTRGSVSSFGKNATYPEVLSAVNDSMATFVEARLLEFQNQNEQEIADNVLSMRNVKCEGDDIGAKDVEVSLLLKDGGNSAVSQQFNATRYNFKFRHQLMRDSVYGLMPKSRREKMHTTIAQQIENSVIRMSNLQRCKCCQGVRVWRISTLRRQSLATQLAGQHRLSGRPDKAWRQYLIASEAAITTGAYRDAIVLMTSAIESAELAFNMSYNAHSFTDFRRPQNFDVGLLHSRMAFIFTELTFNYDLAIRSAVNGLRWFKVPLPKQITRGMVVNEMMLLHTGMSSLARDYSRMASSPIRAAREILRCWSCLAFGVSGSMLNALSSGALRECLGWDEENAKAYLHLHTANLAMVVPDSPEFVFAMSSVSVVGFLGFKRTASLAMKKAAKALETWKKIPMEGHGDIGTFAEMTRVSAKSMFMMTKGCLMVSEGKVQDGIRLLSEATGLATSYGLAVLEMISTNFSIGINSFILNETKPAQAKIEQLRMQANAASGFTSFAGRLWGLLYGAAYDWDVVIWQIQALSESEQFPVSRMFQLAAMSTDICAINAGEKPKGHGEGHCPEVRPGEKPRHQYFLEDLIPRFLQYIQSYKVNDYMPWSLTYSVVSNIAVALLNLLIMRWHGEPPDDCALDRLVPAVKLIEKVLMKGAKIQRVNELSFCILLVLFGEALDPEGFASQAGVGRDRLARLERALKRADANNSAAYDFWMIVSNFHVARLRGRLTASSALSHQERLEALTNDADVPIRLRTFASLCLAYLPTEVSSLEKYIKVRASPTLIVDGGSRAIACGLL